The sequence CCACCGGCTCGACGTCGAGCGGGCGGTCGACGGCCTCGGCGTCAGAGAGCGGCGACTCGATGGACCCGTTCCCGAACACCCCCACACGGAGCGGTCCGGGTCCGAGCGGAAACATACGGTGTCTCTCCACCTCCGCCCTGGTAAATCGTTCGTTCAGCTGAAACGCTGAGAGCGCGGACGGCGCCCCGCTCGGCCAGCACAACACAGTTCGGGGCGGCCCCGCTCTCTCCGGTATGGAGGTCATCGAGAACACCCTTGAGGCCGGCGTCGACGACGTTCTGGACCGGCCGCTGTTTGCCTTCCTCGCCCAGACTTCGCCCGACGGGCCGCGGGTGTCGCCGCTGTGGTTCCTCTGGGAGGACGGGGCGGTCTGGCACATCGCCCAGACGAGCGCTCGCTCCTACCCCGGACGGGTGCGCCGGGATTCCCGGACCGCGCTGGCGGTCGTGGATTTCGACCCCGCGGCCGGCCGCGTCGAGCACGTCGGGATCCGGGGGGAGGCGAGCCTCGAGCCCTACGACCCCGACCGGGCCGGGCGGCTCCTGGCGAAGTACCTCGGTCCCGACAGGCGGCAGTGGCCCGACCGCTTCTCGGGGCTGGACGCCGAGGGCTACCGGCTCATTCGGGTCGAGCCCGTGACCGTCGTCGCCCGCGACCAGTCGTACCCGGTCCCCGCGGACGGGTGACGGTCCGCTCAGAGGAGGACGAACAGCAGACCCGTGACGAGGGCGGCAAGGGCCAGCGCGACGAGGGTGAACCGCAGGGCCTGGACCCGGTCGTCACGCCGTGCGCCCGGGTCGGTGACGGGTCCGGCGTCGCCGCCGTCGCCCCGGAAGTCGTAGCGGCTGAGCATCGCCAGGCGGACACAGAAGGCGCGGTAGGCCTGCAGTCCCCACTCGAAGCCGACGGTCAGGAACGCGAACACCGCGAGCAGGGCCGGCGCGGGAACGGCGCCGGCGACGTAGGCCAGGGTGGTCAGGCCGGCCGCGCCGAAGCCGGCGCCGGCGACGAGCAGGCGGCGCCGCCGCTGCCGGCTGCCGATGTTGCACCGCCCGGGCTGGTACGCGCTCACTTCCGGCCGTAGTGGCTCCGGCGTCTTGAGTTGCCGGATCTCCGGGCCGGCAGCCGGTTCGTGCCCGCTCTGCCCCGCCGCGGCGGCGGCGGTCGACTCGGCATCCGAGCGATTTTTGCCCCCGTCGGTCGCTCCACCGGACGTGCTCTCCCTGGCCTCGCTGCTCGGCGACGACGCGGCCGTCCTCCGCGACCGGAACTTCCAGCTCCTCCTGCTGTCGAACGTGCCGCCGGTCATCGGGACGGCGCTGCTCTCGCCGGTGCTCGACTCGCTGGTCGGGCCGTTCGGGACGACACAGACCGACGTCGGCCTGCTGATCTCGGTTTTCACCGCACCGGGCATTCTCATCGTCCCGGTCGCGGGGGCGCTGGCCGACCGCTACGGCCGCAAGCCGGTGCTGGTCGCCGCGCTCGTGCTCTTCGGGCTGGCCGGGACCGCCATCGCGTTCACGACGGACTTCCGGGTCGCGCTCGGCCTCCGCTTGCTCCAGGGCGTGGGCTTTGCGGGGATCGTCCCGACGCTGATCACGAGCATCGGGGACTTCTACGAGGGCTCCCGGGAGGCCACGGCGCAGGGGCTTCGCTTCACCGTCTCCGGGCTGAGCCAGGCCGCCTTCCCGCTGCTCGCGGGCGTCCTCGTCGCGACGGCCTGGCAGTACCCGTTCCTGCTTTTCGCCATCGCGCTGCCGGCCGCGGCCGCGGTGGCCGTCTGGTTCGAGGAGCCGACGGCCGCCGGGGAGGCGGCGGCCGACGGCGGCCGCGGGGA comes from Salinirussus salinus and encodes:
- a CDS encoding pyridoxamine 5'-phosphate oxidase family protein, with translation MEVIENTLEAGVDDVLDRPLFAFLAQTSPDGPRVSPLWFLWEDGAVWHIAQTSARSYPGRVRRDSRTALAVVDFDPAAGRVEHVGIRGEASLEPYDPDRAGRLLAKYLGPDRRQWPDRFSGLDAEGYRLIRVEPVTVVARDQSYPVPADG